One window from the genome of Salisaeta longa DSM 21114 encodes:
- a CDS encoding pirin family protein, giving the protein MASAADTSPNLRVRRSDDRGFSDMGWTDNWMTFSFAEYHDPDWVHFGPLRVMVENHIQPHEGFSKHPHRDVEIVTYVASGTLTHADNFGHTATITAGEMQRISAGSRGMIHAEENHHDTVEHNYQMWLVPDRAGTTFAYDQKKYTPEERQGRFRMYISPDGRGESMAINTDAFIYAGRFAPGDVVTHALGKGRGAWVQMVHGALTVCGTTLEAGDGVGITAADRLEFRVAEDSEVLLFDVRMDVPRLWT; this is encoded by the coding sequence ATGGCTTCTGCAGCAGACACGTCTCCGAACCTTCGCGTGCGGCGCAGCGACGACCGCGGGTTTTCGGATATGGGGTGGACGGACAACTGGATGACGTTCTCGTTTGCCGAGTATCATGACCCCGACTGGGTCCATTTCGGCCCGTTGCGCGTCATGGTCGAGAACCACATTCAGCCCCACGAGGGGTTTAGCAAGCACCCACACCGCGACGTGGAAATTGTGACGTACGTGGCGTCGGGCACGCTTACGCACGCCGACAACTTTGGGCACACCGCCACGATTACGGCGGGCGAGATGCAACGGATCAGCGCGGGCAGCCGCGGGATGATTCATGCCGAAGAGAACCATCACGATACGGTAGAGCACAACTACCAGATGTGGCTGGTGCCCGACCGGGCCGGCACGACGTTCGCGTACGATCAGAAAAAGTATACGCCCGAGGAGCGGCAGGGCCGGTTTCGGATGTACATCTCACCGGATGGGCGTGGCGAGAGCATGGCCATCAATACCGATGCGTTCATCTACGCCGGCCGCTTTGCGCCGGGCGATGTTGTGACGCACGCGCTGGGCAAAGGCCGCGGGGCCTGGGTGCAGATGGTGCACGGAGCGCTCACGGTATGCGGCACGACGCTGGAGGCGGGCGACGGCGTAGGCATCACCGCCGCCGATCGGCTTGAGTTTCGGGTTGCCGAAGACAGCGAGGTGCTGCTCTTTGACGTGCGGATGGACGTGCCACGGCTGTGGACCTAA
- a CDS encoding N-acetylmuramoyl-L-alanine amidase family protein has protein sequence MIVRTLLARLAVCLLVCTPWAASAWAADARAPVTDLTFVERSDGRGYVIRVRAPEGIPAYNAPTHDGRTLRWTLYGSRRAASFEPPAPEGPVADYTLREQGGHLLLTFTLKPDARVRASAYRDGASSDVLLNLTTSGRAAPVADRSPDPSPPSTADGPSSTGAARWALDTIVIDAGHGGKDPGAQAHGLQEKDIVLDIALKAGEYIENRLGINVVYTRTTDRFIPLKKRGKIANEAEAKLFVSIHVNAAGAVSAHGTETFFLGQHKSEAARKVMKRENSVIKYEDNQSAYDTFDSQALVRYTLTQSAYMRQSQKLAKIIEDQFANRVNRHSRGVKQAGFYVLWSASMPAVLVETGFVTNPSDARFLGSEMGRDYIASAIFRAVRAYRDQYERGIKSAAR, from the coding sequence ATGATTGTGCGTACGCTCCTTGCTCGCCTGGCTGTATGCTTGCTCGTGTGCACCCCGTGGGCGGCGTCCGCGTGGGCGGCCGATGCGCGCGCACCGGTGACCGACCTCACGTTTGTGGAGCGCTCCGACGGCCGCGGCTACGTGATCCGAGTACGCGCCCCCGAGGGCATTCCGGCATACAACGCCCCCACCCACGACGGCCGCACCTTGCGCTGGACCCTGTACGGTTCGCGGCGCGCCGCTTCGTTCGAGCCACCTGCGCCCGAGGGCCCCGTGGCCGACTACACCCTGCGGGAACAGGGCGGCCACCTGCTGCTCACCTTTACGCTCAAACCCGACGCGCGCGTTCGGGCATCCGCCTACCGCGACGGCGCCTCATCCGATGTTCTGCTCAACCTGACCACCTCAGGCCGCGCGGCCCCCGTTGCCGACCGCTCGCCCGACCCGTCCCCACCGTCCACCGCCGACGGCCCCTCGTCTACCGGCGCGGCACGCTGGGCGCTCGATACCATCGTCATTGATGCCGGCCACGGCGGCAAAGACCCGGGCGCCCAAGCCCACGGGCTCCAAGAAAAGGACATCGTGCTCGACATTGCCCTGAAGGCCGGCGAGTACATCGAAAACCGCCTGGGCATCAACGTGGTGTACACGCGCACCACCGACCGCTTTATTCCGCTGAAGAAGCGCGGCAAGATTGCAAACGAGGCCGAGGCCAAGCTCTTTGTGTCCATCCACGTGAACGCGGCCGGCGCTGTCTCAGCTCACGGCACCGAAACGTTCTTCCTCGGGCAGCACAAGAGCGAGGCCGCCCGCAAGGTGATGAAACGCGAGAACAGCGTCATCAAGTACGAGGACAACCAGTCGGCGTACGATACTTTCGATAGCCAAGCCCTGGTGCGGTACACGCTCACGCAGAGCGCCTACATGCGGCAGAGCCAGAAGCTCGCCAAAATCATTGAAGATCAGTTTGCCAACCGGGTCAACCGCCACAGCCGCGGCGTAAAGCAAGCCGGGTTTTACGTCTTGTGGAGCGCCTCGATGCCCGCGGTGCTCGTCGAAACGGGATTTGTGACCAACCCGAGCGATGCGCGCTTTCTGGGCAGCGAGATGGGCCGCGATTATATCGCCAGTGCGATCTTTCGGGCCGTGCGCGCCTACCGCGACCAGTACGAACGCGGAATCAAATCGGCGGCGCGCTAA
- a CDS encoding alpha-amylase family glycosyl hydrolase, which yields MLRSLVAALLTAGLLVAGCQKAPPATQPEAAPAADASIEGVGEPAWVSDAAVYELFIPDFTEAGTFRAAIGRLDALDRLGINTIWLMPIHPIGEERRKGALGSPYAIRDYYAVNPNYGTKEDFRAFVDAAHARGIKVIIDFVANHTAWDHPWTEAHPAWYTGGAPMVPVSPSGDTTNWTDVADLNYDNPALRQEMIDVMQYWVRAFNIDGYRCDVAGWVPDSFWTAAIDSVETIKPVLMLAEHADPAIHQNGFDWTYAWPFYGALKKVWADTASVRTLAAQVDTTLQALPPGAERLRFTTNHDETAWDAPPPALFDGIAGAQAATMLAFTMSGIPLIYNGQELGVREPVPFFEATPYDWSQESAMRPFFRTFFSLYSDSEALREGALDVLDASTDDVLLYTRTATEDTLLIAVNVRDRAATVPVPATFRSRVLTDAIEGVRMEAAAIELPPYGFMLLEVE from the coding sequence ATGCTTCGCTCCCTCGTTGCTGCGCTCCTCACCGCCGGACTCCTGGTCGCCGGCTGCCAGAAGGCCCCGCCCGCCACGCAACCCGAAGCGGCGCCCGCGGCCGATGCGTCCATTGAAGGTGTCGGCGAACCGGCGTGGGTATCGGATGCGGCGGTCTACGAGCTGTTCATCCCCGACTTTACCGAAGCGGGCACATTTCGCGCGGCCATCGGCCGGCTGGACGCGCTGGACCGGCTGGGCATCAACACGATCTGGCTGATGCCGATTCACCCGATTGGCGAGGAGCGCCGCAAGGGGGCGCTGGGCTCGCCTTACGCCATCCGCGACTACTACGCCGTGAATCCGAACTACGGCACGAAAGAGGATTTTCGCGCTTTTGTGGACGCGGCCCACGCGCGGGGCATCAAGGTGATCATCGACTTTGTGGCCAATCACACGGCCTGGGATCATCCGTGGACCGAGGCGCACCCCGCGTGGTACACCGGCGGCGCGCCCATGGTGCCGGTGAGTCCGAGCGGCGACACGACCAACTGGACCGACGTGGCCGATCTCAACTACGACAACCCGGCGCTGCGCCAGGAGATGATTGACGTGATGCAGTACTGGGTGCGCGCGTTCAACATCGACGGCTACCGCTGCGACGTGGCCGGGTGGGTGCCCGACAGCTTCTGGACGGCGGCCATCGACTCGGTCGAGACGATCAAGCCTGTGCTGATGCTGGCCGAGCATGCCGATCCGGCCATCCACCAAAACGGCTTCGACTGGACCTACGCCTGGCCGTTTTACGGCGCGCTGAAAAAGGTGTGGGCCGATACCGCCTCGGTGCGCACACTCGCTGCGCAGGTGGATACCACCTTGCAGGCGCTTCCGCCCGGGGCCGAGCGGCTGCGCTTTACCACCAATCACGACGAGACGGCCTGGGATGCCCCGCCGCCCGCGCTCTTCGACGGGATAGCAGGCGCTCAAGCGGCGACCATGCTCGCCTTCACCATGTCCGGCATCCCGCTCATCTACAACGGGCAGGAGCTGGGCGTGCGCGAGCCGGTGCCGTTTTTCGAGGCGACGCCGTACGACTGGTCGCAAGAGAGCGCGATGCGCCCGTTCTTCCGGACGTTCTTCAGCCTCTACAGCGACAGCGAGGCCCTGCGCGAGGGGGCGCTCGACGTGCTCGATGCCTCCACCGACGACGTGCTGCTGTACACGCGCACGGCCACCGAGGATACGCTTCTTATTGCCGTGAACGTGCGCGACCGCGCGGCCACCGTGCCCGTGCCGGCCACCTTCCGCTCCCGCGTGCTCACCGATGCCATCGAGGGCGTGCGCATGGAGGCCGCGGCGATCGAGCTGCCGCCCTACGGCTTTATGTTGCTGGAGGTGGAGTGA
- a CDS encoding DEAD/DEAH box helicase, whose translation MAANASPNPYTQVIDLTSKSQRKARRDEVGTLEAPDPPLDEATLESLPHRVEQAVYAAGWADMMEVQKKAIPYMLADRDLIVQAQTGSGKTGAFLLPLFDRIDPEKEEAQALILTPTRELARQIKEEFERMKLGTPETNQLEVALLYGGVGYGPQIEALKGGAQLVVGTPGRTLDHLKKKNFKADTVHQFILDEADEMLSMGFLPDIEEIEGYLTYDKRASHMVSATMPPKVRNAARAFLRDPGFLSLSTEQVSVSAMDYRYYLVNPMDKDRTLERLIALEEPESAIIFANTKKEVSYLQQFLSNQGIAVDEMSGDLSQRDREKAIDRLRSGETRMMVATDVAARGIDVSDLSHVFIYDVPQDHEYIIHRSGRTARAGKEGTAIILATHEDEFELERMAKAYDIELEKAELPEDPADTATALLEDRRRDSTADDETVRQFLPLVDQLAQERPELLATVIADLYEAAQAAEEEAEETAA comes from the coding sequence ATGGCTGCTAACGCCTCGCCCAACCCCTACACCCAGGTCATCGACCTGACCTCAAAGTCGCAACGCAAAGCCCGCCGCGACGAGGTGGGAACGCTCGAAGCCCCCGATCCGCCGCTCGACGAAGCGACGCTCGAAAGCTTGCCGCACCGCGTAGAGCAGGCCGTGTACGCCGCCGGCTGGGCCGACATGATGGAGGTGCAAAAGAAGGCCATCCCGTACATGCTGGCCGACCGCGACCTGATTGTGCAAGCCCAAACCGGATCGGGCAAAACGGGGGCGTTTTTGCTCCCGCTGTTCGACCGGATCGACCCGGAGAAGGAGGAGGCACAGGCGCTCATTTTGACGCCCACGCGCGAGCTGGCCCGCCAGATCAAGGAAGAGTTTGAGCGGATGAAGCTGGGCACGCCCGAAACGAATCAGCTGGAGGTGGCGCTTCTGTACGGCGGCGTCGGCTACGGCCCGCAGATTGAGGCACTGAAGGGCGGCGCGCAGCTGGTGGTGGGCACGCCGGGGCGCACGCTCGACCATCTCAAGAAGAAAAACTTCAAGGCGGATACCGTCCACCAGTTCATTCTGGACGAGGCCGACGAGATGCTGTCGATGGGCTTCCTGCCCGATATTGAGGAGATTGAGGGCTACCTGACGTACGACAAGCGGGCCTCGCACATGGTGAGCGCCACGATGCCGCCCAAGGTGCGCAACGCGGCGCGCGCGTTCCTGCGCGACCCCGGCTTTCTGTCGCTGAGCACCGAGCAGGTGAGCGTCTCGGCGATGGACTACCGGTACTACCTCGTAAACCCGATGGATAAAGACCGGACGCTGGAGCGGCTGATTGCGCTGGAGGAGCCGGAGTCGGCCATCATCTTCGCCAACACCAAGAAGGAAGTCAGCTACCTGCAGCAATTTCTTTCCAACCAGGGCATCGCCGTCGACGAGATGTCGGGCGACCTGTCGCAGCGCGACCGCGAGAAGGCCATCGACCGGCTGCGCAGTGGCGAAACGCGCATGATGGTAGCCACCGACGTGGCGGCCCGCGGCATCGACGTGTCGGACCTGAGCCACGTGTTCATCTACGACGTGCCGCAGGATCACGAGTACATCATCCACCGCTCCGGCCGCACCGCGCGCGCCGGGAAGGAAGGCACCGCCATCATCCTGGCCACGCACGAGGACGAATTTGAGCTGGAGCGCATGGCCAAGGCGTACGACATTGAGCTGGAGAAGGCCGAGCTGCCCGAAGATCCGGCCGATACGGCCACGGCGCTGCTGGAAGACCGCCGGCGCGACAGCACCGCCGATGACGAGACCGTGCGTCAGTTTCTGCCGCTTGTGGATCAGCTCGCGCAAGAGCGCCCCGAGCTCCTGGCCACCGTCATCGCCGACCTGTACGAGGCCGCGCAGGCCGCGGAAGAAGAAGCAGAAGAGACCGCCGCGTAA